Part of the Chloracidobacterium thermophilum B genome is shown below.
ATACTTGACATCAAAAACCTCCACGCGGTCGTTGAAGACCGTCCCATTCTGCGTGGGGTCAACCTCACGGTGCGGGCCGGCGAAATTCGCGCCATCATGGGCCCCAACGGTTCAGGCAAAAGCACGCTGTCCAAGGTACTGGCCGGGCATCCCGATTACAAGGTCACGGCCGGTGAAGTCCTGTACTTCGGGAAAAACCTGCTCGAACTTGAACCGGATGAGCGCGCACGCGAAGGGGTTTTTCTGGCGTTTCAATATCCGATGGAAATCCCCGGCGTCAGCAACGCCACCTTTCTGCGCGCGGCCTACAACCAGCTCCGCAAGCACCGTGGCGAAGAAGAACTCGACCCGCTGGAGTTCGACGATCTGCTTCAGGAAAAGATCAAAATCGTGGAGATGGACCGCACTTTCATCGAACGGTCCGTCAACGAGGGCTTTTCGGGCGGCGAGAAAAAGCGCAATGAAATCCTGCAGATGGCCATTCTGGAGCCAAAGCTGGCTGTGCTCGATGAAACCGATTCCGGGCTGGACATTGACGCACTGCGTATCGTGGCCAATGGCGTCAACCGGCTCCATACCGACGACAACGCCATCATCCTTGTGACGCACTACCAGCGGCTGCTGGATTACATCCAGCCGGATTTTGTCCACGTCCTGCTCGACGGGCGCATCGTCAAATCCGGCGGCAAGGAACTGGCGCTGGAACTGGAGCAGCGCGGCTACGACTGGATTCGGGAAGAAGTCGAAGCCAAAGCGGCCGGAGTGGGGGCCTGACCATGAAAGCTGAAACGGCCAAAACGCCCAATCCCTTTGCCGAAGCCTTTGCCGCGCTAGCGCCGGCACGCGCCACCTCACCCTACGGACGGGTGCAGGAAGACGCCTTTGCCACGTTCGAGCGGCTCGGTCTGCCGACGGTCAGGGACGAAGCCTGGCGCTACACAAACCTTGCCCCCCTGACCAAACGCTCCTTTCGCCCCGCCACGGCGGACGGACTAATGGCCGCCAACCTGCAATCCGGGATTGCCTTCTTCGATGAGTCGGCAACGACACGGATGGTCTTCGTCAACGGCGCTTTCCAGGCGGCGCTCTCTGACCTCAGCGGACTGCCGGCAGGCGTCGAAATCCGGCGTCTCGATGGCCCGGCACCCCTGCCGGAAGCCGATGCTTCCTCCTTCCGGGCGCTCAATCTGGCGTTTCTGTCCGATGGCGTCACCATTCGGGTCGCACGTGGCAGAGCCGTGGCCGCGCCGATTGGACTGTTTTTCGTCACCGCGCCGACTGATGATGACCGCATGACACATCCGCGCGTCATCATCGAACTCGATGAAGCCGCCATTGCGACCGTCGTTGAGATTCACACCGTGCTGTGCGATGAGGAAGGACGGTTCGGCACACACCCTTACCTGACCAATGCCGTGACGGATGTACGGCTGGGCCAGGGGGCCAACCTGACCCACATCAAGGTGCAGACTGAAGGTTCTGCCGCCTATCACATTGCTGACCTTCGGGTGGACATCGGCCGGGGCGCAGCTTTCACGGGACACGCCCACGCCCTGGGCGGACAACTGTCGCGGCAGGACATCCGTGCCCGGTTTCTGGATGAAGGCGGCGAATGCCGGCTCTATGGTCTCCAGGCCCTGCGTGGACAGCAGCTTGCCGATACCCACGTGACGGTGGACCACGCCGTTCCCAACAGCACGAGTGAAGTGCTCTACAAGGGCATTTTTGACGAACAGGCCCACGGTGTCTTTGACGGACGGGTCATCGTCCGCCACGGCGCCCAGCAGACAAACGCCGTCACCACCAACAAAAACCTGCTGCTCTCTGAAAAGGCGCGGGTGGATGCCAAACCCCAGCTCGAAATCTTTGCCGATGATGTCAAATGCGGTCACGGCGCGACCGTTGGACAACTTGACGAAGACGAAATTTTCTACCTTCGCAGCCGGGGGCTGACGCCGGCCGAGGCCCGCCGCCTGCTGACGTTCGGCTTTGCCCGTGAGGTCAGCGAAAAACTTCCCGTCCCCTCCCTCAAGGTTCGGCTCGACGGCGCGCTGGCCAAGCGCGTCGAACCATCAGCTTCTGGAGATTGTGTCTTATGACGGCTCACGCAGTTCTGGCAACGCCGCCCGCGCTCGATGTCACCGCTTTGCGGGCAGACTTTCCAACGCTCCGGCGCACCATCAACGGCCACCCACTTGTGTATCTCGACAATGCCGCCACCAGCCAGAAACCGCAGGTGGTCATTGACCGCATGAACCGGTTCTACACGGAAGAATACTCGACCGTGCGGCGCAGCATTCACCTGTTGTCAGCCAAGGCGACTCAGGCTTACGAGCAGACGCGCCACCTGGTGGCGCAACTCATCAACGCTCCCGAAGCACGCCAGATCATCTTCACGAAAGGTACGACCGAAGGCATCAACCTTGTGGCGCACGGCTACGGGCGGAAGTTCGTTGGCGCAGGGGACGAGATCATCATTTCGGCCACCGAGCACCACGCCAACATCGTCCCGTGGCAGATGCTGTGTGAGGAAAAAGGCGCACACCTGCGGGTTATCCCCGTGGATGATCGGGGCGAACTGATTCTGGAAGCCTACGAAAAACTCCTTACCGACCGCACCAGGCTCGTGGCTGTCGGCCACATCTCCAACGCGCTGGGCACGATTCATCCCGTGGAGGAAATCATCCGGCTGGCCCATGCCCAAGGGGTTCCCGTCCTCGTGGACGGCGCGCAGGCCGCGCCCCACATGCCGGTGGATGTCCAGGCGCTTGACTGTGATTTCTATGTCTTTTCCGGCCACAAAACCTACGGCCCAACCGGTGTCGGCATTCTGTATGGCAAGGCGGCGTGGCTCGAACGGATGAATCCGTTTCTCGGCGGCGGCGATATGATCGAAACCGTCACCTTTGAAAAGACGACCTACGCGCCGATTCCCCACAAGTTCGAGGCCGGCACACCGGCCATTGCCGAGGTCATCGGACTGGGGACGGCTATCGAGTACATGCGCCGGATCGGGCTGGAAGCCATTGCAGCCTACGAGCACCAACTGCTCGAACAGGCCACAGAGCGGCTGCTGGCCATCCCTGGCGTCCGCATCATCGGAACGGCGCCCCGCAAAGCGGCCATCATTTCCTTCGTGATTGACGGCATCCATCCCCACGACATCGGCACGTTGCTTGACCAGGAAGGCATTGCCATCCGTGCCGGACACCACTGTGCGCAGCCTCTCATGGCGCGGTATGGCGTCCCGGCGACGGCGCGGGCTTCCTTTGCGTTCTATAACCTGCCGTCGGAAATCGAAGCCCTTGGCGCGGCCATCGAGAAGACCATTGCCGTCTTTGCCCTCTAGGGCGTCACCACCATGAGCAACAAAAGTCTTTACGGCGAACAAATCATCTATCTGAGCAAGCACCCGAAGAACTTTCGGGCCATCGAGAACGCACAGTACAAGTGTGAAGGGGCCAATCCGCTGTGCGGCGACCGGGTGACGGTCTATGTCAACGTCGGGCCCGATGACACGCTGGAAGATGTGGCTTTCCAGGGGGCCGGTTGTGCTATCTGCATGGCGTCCGCCTCGATGATGACCACCAGCGTCAAGGGCAAGAAGCGGGCCGAGGCCGAACAGCTCTTTGAGGAGTTTCACCGCCTTGTCAAGGGTGAGCTTGACCCCGCGCGTGAACCTCATCACCTCGGCAAACTCACCATGTTTGAGAACGTCAGCCACTATCCGGTGCGCGTCAAATGCGCCAGCCTGCCCTGGCATGCGCTGCACAATGCGCTGGAAAACCAGCCGGCAGCCTCAACCGAATGAGCGACACAGGGCGCGCAGCGAGCCGAACGGCCACAGAGCCAGCAAGTCGCGCCCGGTTGAACCAAGCTGTCAAACTTGACCTGCCGCCACTGTGATTATCCCGTCTGCAACTGTTGGCTATGGACGTTTCCGGCGCGCCAGGCGCGTCCGAACCGTCCCGTCTGGACGCGGCGGTGTCGCCTGAAGGGCCAGAAGTGCCGTCTGCACTCCTGACCGCGCACCGGGCGGAACCCGCAGGCGATAGTTGGCCGGGACGGTATAGGTCAGCAGTTCCGGGTTGTAACTGCGGATGACTTCCGGTGAGAGACCGGCCTGGGCGGCAACAGTTCGCAGGTCCACCGTGGAGGTGACAGGCAACACGTCGTAGCGGAGTGGCGCTTCACGCGGCACATTGTGAAAGCCGTAGAGTTCCGGGTGCTTGGCGATGAGAATCATCGAAAGGATGATCGGCACATAGTTTTGCGTCTCACGGGGTAACAACCCCTGCCGCTGCAGTGACCAGAAATCCTGGTAACGGCTGCGTGCCAGCGCCCGCTCGACATTGCCTTCACCGCAGTTGTAGGCCGCCATCGCCAGCAGCCAGTCACCATTGAAGCGTTGGTGAAGCCATTTCAGATAGCGGGCAGCGGCACGGGTGGGCTGCTCGATGCCGCCCCGCTCGTCAATCCAGGCATTCTGCACCAGTCCGAACCGCGCTCCGGTGGAAGGAATAAACTGCCAGATGCCATAGGCAGCAGCCGGTGAAAGGGCGCCCGGATTCCACCCGGATTCGGCCTGAGCCAGCCATACCAAATCCTGCGGCACGCCTTCTTCAGCAAAGATGCGCCGGGCCAGGTCGAGATAGCGTCCGCTCCGGCGCAAACCATTGATGATTGTCGCCCGTCCGGCACCACGGGTGAAGTAGGCCAGAAACCGCCGGACTTCAGGCGTCGCCGCCACGGCCGTGAAGTCCAGTTCACCACGCACTTCAACGTCGGCGAGATCAGCATCGGAGACCACAACATCC
Proteins encoded:
- the sufD gene encoding Fe-S cluster assembly protein SufD produces the protein MKAETAKTPNPFAEAFAALAPARATSPYGRVQEDAFATFERLGLPTVRDEAWRYTNLAPLTKRSFRPATADGLMAANLQSGIAFFDESATTRMVFVNGAFQAALSDLSGLPAGVEIRRLDGPAPLPEADASSFRALNLAFLSDGVTIRVARGRAVAAPIGLFFVTAPTDDDRMTHPRVIIELDEAAIATVVEIHTVLCDEEGRFGTHPYLTNAVTDVRLGQGANLTHIKVQTEGSAAYHIADLRVDIGRGAAFTGHAHALGGQLSRQDIRARFLDEGGECRLYGLQALRGQQLADTHVTVDHAVPNSTSEVLYKGIFDEQAHGVFDGRVIVRHGAQQTNAVTTNKNLLLSEKARVDAKPQLEIFADDVKCGHGATVGQLDEDEIFYLRSRGLTPAEARRLLTFGFAREVSEKLPVPSLKVRLDGALAKRVEPSASGDCVL
- a CDS encoding cysteine desulfurase; translated protein: MTAHAVLATPPALDVTALRADFPTLRRTINGHPLVYLDNAATSQKPQVVIDRMNRFYTEEYSTVRRSIHLLSAKATQAYEQTRHLVAQLINAPEARQIIFTKGTTEGINLVAHGYGRKFVGAGDEIIISATEHHANIVPWQMLCEEKGAHLRVIPVDDRGELILEAYEKLLTDRTRLVAVGHISNALGTIHPVEEIIRLAHAQGVPVLVDGAQAAPHMPVDVQALDCDFYVFSGHKTYGPTGVGILYGKAAWLERMNPFLGGGDMIETVTFEKTTYAPIPHKFEAGTPAIAEVIGLGTAIEYMRRIGLEAIAAYEHQLLEQATERLLAIPGVRIIGTAPRKAAIISFVIDGIHPHDIGTLLDQEGIAIRAGHHCAQPLMARYGVPATARASFAFYNLPSEIEALGAAIEKTIAVFAL
- a CDS encoding lytic transglycosylase domain-containing protein: MGAVLFTGSAAAQGTALPAAPPRDLVFPGMNLPGDEPPPEWVRALTERAENYFVLGTRAFDANRSESAREYFNLALDVLLESPTGARAHPALNAYYRQLIERIRYYDLQMQQTEVGWGEQRFTPSPLDLLRDVVVSDADLADVEVRGELDFTAVAATPEVRRFLAYFTRGAGRATIINGLRRSGRYLDLARRIFAEEGVPQDLVWLAQAESGWNPGALSPAAAYGIWQFIPSTGARFGLVQNAWIDERGGIEQPTRAAARYLKWLHQRFNGDWLLAMAAYNCGEGNVERALARSRYQDFWSLQRQGLLPRETQNYVPIILSMILIAKHPELYGFHNVPREAPLRYDVLPVTSTVDLRTVAAQAGLSPEVIRSYNPELLTYTVPANYRLRVPPGARSGVQTALLALQATPPRPDGTVRTRLARRKRP
- the sufU gene encoding Fe-S cluster assembly sulfur transfer protein SufU, encoding MSNKSLYGEQIIYLSKHPKNFRAIENAQYKCEGANPLCGDRVTVYVNVGPDDTLEDVAFQGAGCAICMASASMMTTSVKGKKRAEAEQLFEEFHRLVKGELDPAREPHHLGKLTMFENVSHYPVRVKCASLPWHALHNALENQPAASTE
- the sufC gene encoding Fe-S cluster assembly ATPase SufC, which encodes MKEAPIILDIKNLHAVVEDRPILRGVNLTVRAGEIRAIMGPNGSGKSTLSKVLAGHPDYKVTAGEVLYFGKNLLELEPDERAREGVFLAFQYPMEIPGVSNATFLRAAYNQLRKHRGEEELDPLEFDDLLQEKIKIVEMDRTFIERSVNEGFSGGEKKRNEILQMAILEPKLAVLDETDSGLDIDALRIVANGVNRLHTDDNAIILVTHYQRLLDYIQPDFVHVLLDGRIVKSGGKELALELEQRGYDWIREEVEAKAAGVGA